In Devosia sp. 1566, a single genomic region encodes these proteins:
- a CDS encoding alpha-amylase family protein, with protein sequence MTANLWYKNAVIYCLDVETFMDGDGDGVGDFAGLAHRLDHLERLGVNCIWLNPFYPSPNRDNGYDITDYYGVDPRYGNLGDFVEFMQAAQDRGMRVIIDLVVNHTSIDHPWFQSARQSEDSPFRDWYVWSKEKPDNITEGVVFPGVQEAIWSFDRKAGAWYLHRFYKHQPDLNVANPQVRAEILKIMGFWLALGVSGFRVDAVPFLIEDMGLPNGGTQDPFSLLNDMKDFMTWRRAGSVLLAEANIEYELAEDYFDGGNRMSMIFDFPVNQTLFLSLARHTAAPVRQALMHRPDPNGMGQWASFLRNHDELDLARLTKAERGEVFAAFAPDTNMQLYGRGIRRRLAPMLSNDQALIRMAQSLMFALPGTPVMWYGEEIGMGEDLSLKEREAVRTPMQWSDQRNGGFSTAEAAALFRHVPEKGPNGCERINVAEQISNPDSLLHAVTGMIAARRSAPEIGWGEFEVVDLGTDEVLAMSYRWRGGHVVTLHNFTDKPVSFPLEIEGIEHFVPLLSDADNRTPFNSGAKLTLPRFGYCWLRCGGERH encoded by the coding sequence TGGTACAAGAACGCCGTAATCTATTGTCTTGACGTCGAAACCTTCATGGATGGAGACGGCGACGGCGTTGGGGATTTCGCCGGGCTGGCGCACCGGCTCGATCACCTGGAGCGGCTGGGGGTCAACTGCATCTGGCTAAACCCATTCTACCCCTCGCCCAATCGCGACAACGGCTATGACATAACCGATTACTACGGGGTCGATCCGCGCTACGGCAATCTGGGTGATTTCGTCGAGTTCATGCAGGCAGCCCAGGACAGGGGCATGCGCGTGATCATCGACCTGGTGGTGAACCACACGTCCATTGATCATCCCTGGTTTCAATCGGCGCGACAAAGCGAGGACTCGCCCTTTCGCGACTGGTATGTGTGGAGCAAGGAAAAGCCCGACAACATCACCGAGGGCGTGGTGTTTCCGGGCGTGCAGGAAGCGATCTGGAGCTTTGATCGCAAGGCGGGCGCCTGGTATCTGCACCGCTTCTACAAGCATCAACCCGATCTCAATGTTGCCAATCCGCAGGTTCGCGCGGAGATCCTCAAGATCATGGGTTTCTGGCTGGCGCTTGGCGTATCGGGTTTCCGGGTCGACGCTGTCCCGTTCCTGATCGAGGATATGGGCCTACCCAATGGGGGCACGCAGGACCCGTTCTCGCTGCTCAACGACATGAAGGATTTCATGACTTGGCGCCGGGCCGGCTCGGTGCTGCTGGCGGAAGCCAATATTGAATACGAGCTGGCTGAAGATTATTTCGACGGCGGCAACCGGATGAGCATGATCTTTGACTTTCCGGTCAACCAGACGCTGTTCCTGTCGCTGGCCCGCCACACAGCCGCGCCGGTGCGCCAAGCGCTGATGCACCGGCCCGATCCGAATGGCATGGGGCAATGGGCCAGTTTCCTGCGTAATCATGACGAGCTGGACTTGGCGCGGCTGACCAAAGCCGAGCGTGGCGAAGTGTTCGCTGCCTTTGCGCCCGACACCAATATGCAGCTCTATGGTCGCGGTATCCGCCGACGCCTGGCGCCAATGCTCAGCAACGATCAGGCGCTGATCCGCATGGCGCAATCGCTGATGTTCGCGCTGCCGGGCACGCCGGTGATGTGGTATGGCGAGGAGATCGGCATGGGCGAGGACTTGTCCCTCAAAGAGCGCGAAGCGGTGCGCACGCCCATGCAGTGGAGCGACCAGCGCAATGGCGGTTTCTCGACGGCCGAGGCGGCTGCCTTGTTTCGGCATGTGCCCGAGAAGGGACCCAATGGCTGCGAGCGGATCAACGTAGCCGAGCAGATCAGCAACCCCGATTCCCTCCTGCACGCTGTAACCGGCATGATCGCGGCTCGCCGCTCGGCCCCGGAAATTGGCTGGGGTGAGTTCGAGGTGGTTGACCTCGGCACCGACGAGGTGCTGGCGATGAGCTATCGCTGGCGCGGCGGGCACGTGGTGACACTGCACAATTTCACCGACAAGCCAGTGAGCTTCCCGCTCGAGATCGAAGGCATCGAGCACTTTGTGCCCCTGCTTTCGGACGCGGATAATCGCACACCTTTCAACAGCGGCGCCAAACTCACCTTGCCTCGTTTCGGCTATTGCTGGCTGCGCTGCGGGGGCGAGCGGCACTGA
- a CDS encoding superoxide dismutase family protein, producing the protein MRRLVLISAFALAAALPAQAQDTATAAATFIDASGNEVGSVTLTQDGDAVSIVGHVMDITPGEHGLHFHETGDCDASTAFESAGSHFNPTEHQHGTENPEGPHAGDLPNITADADGMADIELSTEMISLEEGDDAYVFDDDGTALVIHASADDYKTDPSGNSGDRVACAVIEAAAE; encoded by the coding sequence ATGCGACGCTTAGTTCTGATCAGCGCCTTCGCTCTCGCCGCCGCCCTGCCCGCCCAGGCGCAGGACACCGCTACGGCTGCAGCCACATTCATCGATGCCTCGGGCAATGAAGTGGGCTCGGTGACGCTCACCCAGGACGGCGATGCCGTCAGCATTGTTGGGCATGTGATGGACATCACCCCGGGCGAGCACGGCCTCCACTTCCACGAAACGGGCGATTGCGATGCCTCGACCGCTTTTGAATCGGCGGGTTCGCACTTCAACCCAACCGAGCATCAGCACGGCACCGAGAATCCCGAAGGGCCGCATGCCGGTGACCTGCCCAACATCACGGCGGATGCCGATGGCATGGCGGACATCGAGCTTTCCACCGAGATGATTTCGCTGGAGGAAGGTGACGACGCCTACGTGTTCGATGACGATGGCACCGCCCTGGTGATCCATGCCAGCGCCGACGACTACAAGACCGATCCATCGGGCAATTCGGGTGATCGCGTCGCTTGCGCCGTGATCGAAGCGGCAGCGGAATAA
- a CDS encoding ABC transporter permease, giving the protein MSVITQNTAVAGTPPRPAFRINWIRLAPLLYTIGLFVLWEIGVRLSGLPHTILPAPSRVFEAIVQYWSPIWKNSLQTLYTTTLGFLIAVVAGLGIGLFIGWSKTIYAGLYPIMIGFNAIPKVALVPVLVIWFGIGTVPAVLTAFLISFFPIVVNVATGLATIEPETEDVLRALGAKKLDIMLKVGIPRSMPYFFGSLKIAITLAFVGSVVSETVASNNGLGNMMASAQSNFNVPLVFAGLLMLAVEGIAMYALMAWLERRMTGWAHRSTMAQ; this is encoded by the coding sequence ATGAGCGTCATCACCCAGAACACCGCCGTTGCCGGCACCCCGCCGCGTCCGGCCTTCCGCATCAACTGGATCCGCCTCGCGCCGCTGCTCTACACCATCGGGCTCTTCGTGCTGTGGGAGATCGGGGTGCGCCTGTCCGGCCTGCCGCACACCATTCTGCCCGCGCCCTCGCGCGTATTCGAAGCGATCGTGCAGTATTGGTCGCCGATCTGGAAGAACTCGCTGCAGACGCTTTACACCACGACGCTGGGCTTCCTGATCGCGGTGGTGGCGGGGCTCGGCATTGGCCTCTTCATCGGCTGGTCCAAGACCATCTATGCCGGGCTGTACCCGATCATGATTGGCTTCAACGCCATCCCGAAAGTGGCGCTGGTGCCCGTGTTGGTGATCTGGTTTGGCATCGGCACGGTGCCCGCCGTGCTGACCGCCTTCCTGATCTCGTTCTTTCCCATCGTCGTCAATGTCGCGACGGGGCTTGCCACCATCGAGCCGGAAACCGAGGACGTGTTGCGCGCACTGGGTGCCAAGAAGCTCGACATCATGCTCAAGGTCGGTATTCCGCGCTCAATGCCGTACTTCTTCGGCTCGCTCAAGATCGCCATCACCCTGGCTTTTGTCGGCTCGGTGGTCAGCGAAACCGTCGCCTCCAACAATGGTCTGGGTAATATGATGGCTTCGGCGCAGTCCAACTTCAACGTGCCGCTGGTGTTCGCCGGGCTCTTGATGCTCGCCGTTGAAGGCATCGCTATGTATGCGCTGATGGCGTGGCTGGAACGGCGCATGACCGGTTGGGCGCACCGCTCCACCATGGCGCAATAG
- a CDS encoding ABC transporter ATP-binding protein — translation MRYGGPDGTLAVSGLSMNIQKGEFVAVVGPSGCGKSTLMKLVTGLHIPQAGDVVVAGSPVTKPVSIVGMAFQNPTMLPWRTTLENILLPLEIVERHRHRLRSHKRDYVEQAEQLLETVGLKGFGSKFPWQLSGGMQQRANLCRALIHRPELLMLDEPFGALDAFTREELWCVIRDLHAAQGVTIVLVTHDLRESVFLADKVVVMSARPGRVVAEHHVPFARPRELDIMYQPEFNEMVQSLHGEIASARVAA, via the coding sequence ATGCGCTATGGCGGCCCCGACGGCACGCTCGCCGTATCCGGCCTGTCCATGAACATCCAAAAGGGCGAGTTCGTGGCCGTGGTCGGGCCCTCGGGCTGCGGCAAGTCCACGCTGATGAAGCTCGTGACGGGGCTCCATATTCCTCAAGCCGGAGATGTGGTCGTGGCCGGCTCGCCAGTGACCAAGCCCGTCTCCATCGTGGGCATGGCCTTCCAGAACCCAACCATGCTGCCCTGGCGCACCACGCTCGAGAACATCCTCTTGCCGCTCGAAATCGTCGAGCGCCACCGCCATCGCCTGCGCAGCCACAAGCGCGACTATGTCGAGCAGGCCGAGCAATTGCTTGAAACCGTCGGGCTCAAGGGCTTTGGCTCGAAGTTTCCCTGGCAATTGTCGGGCGGCATGCAGCAGCGCGCCAATCTCTGCCGCGCGCTCATCCACCGGCCTGAATTGCTGATGCTGGACGAACCTTTCGGCGCGCTGGATGCCTTTACCCGCGAAGAGCTCTGGTGCGTAATCCGCGACCTGCATGCCGCGCAGGGCGTCACCATCGTGCTGGTGACGCACGATCTGCGGGAATCGGTGTTCCTCGCCGACAAGGTTGTGGTGATGAGCGCCCGGCCAGGGCGCGTTGTTGCCGAACATCATGTGCCGTTTGCCCGGCCGCGCGAGCTCGACATCATGTACCAGCCGGAGTTCAACGAGATGGTGCAATCGCTCCATGGCGAGATTGCCAGTGCGCGGGTGGCGGCATGA
- a CDS encoding ABC transporter substrate-binding protein, which yields MFNRRHFTACAALAATLAVTGFGSLPAMAQTAVKLTLDWRFEGPAAGFLLAQDNGHFAAEGLDVTIDTGNGSVEAIPRVATGAYQFGFGDINSLIKFLDEDPAQPVKSVMMIYDKPVFSVVGRKSLGVTDDPKSLEGKKLGAPPPDGAFAQWPAFVEAADLDTSSITIESIGFPVREPMLASGDVDGVFGFAFSVILNLLANGVPEDDISTILFADHGLELYGNAILVNETFAEENPELVTGFLRALAKGFADAVADPAAGAAAVLARNETLNIDTETARLEMANEMNIKTPYVVENGFGGIDEARLAASIETLKISMDLKGAVTAADVFDPSYLPPAAERMLP from the coding sequence ATGTTCAATCGCCGACATTTCACTGCTTGCGCAGCTCTAGCCGCCACACTGGCCGTCACTGGCTTTGGCAGCCTGCCTGCCATGGCGCAAACTGCCGTCAAGCTAACGCTCGACTGGCGCTTCGAAGGCCCTGCTGCCGGCTTCCTTTTGGCGCAGGACAATGGCCACTTCGCCGCCGAAGGGCTCGACGTCACCATTGACACCGGCAACGGCTCGGTGGAAGCCATTCCGCGCGTTGCCACTGGCGCCTACCAGTTCGGCTTTGGCGACATCAACTCCCTGATCAAGTTCCTCGACGAAGACCCGGCCCAGCCGGTCAAATCCGTGATGATGATCTATGACAAGCCTGTGTTTTCAGTGGTCGGCCGTAAGTCGCTGGGCGTTACCGACGACCCCAAGTCGCTGGAAGGCAAAAAGCTCGGCGCCCCGCCGCCTGATGGCGCTTTCGCGCAGTGGCCCGCCTTTGTGGAAGCCGCCGATCTCGACACCTCCTCCATCACTATCGAAAGCATCGGCTTTCCCGTGCGCGAGCCGATGCTGGCTTCGGGCGATGTGGATGGCGTCTTCGGCTTTGCCTTTTCGGTGATCCTGAACCTTCTCGCCAATGGCGTGCCGGAAGACGATATCTCCACCATCCTCTTTGCCGATCACGGCCTTGAGCTTTACGGCAATGCCATCCTCGTCAATGAAACCTTCGCCGAAGAAAACCCAGAGCTGGTGACTGGCTTCCTGCGCGCTCTCGCCAAGGGCTTTGCCGATGCCGTGGCTGATCCCGCTGCTGGCGCCGCGGCCGTTCTGGCCCGCAACGAAACGCTCAACATCGATACCGAAACCGCCCGCCTCGAAATGGCCAATGAGATGAACATCAAGACCCCTTACGTGGTCGAGAACGGCTTTGGCGGCATCGATGAGGCGCGCCTTGCCGCTTCCATCGAAACCCTCAAGATCTCCATGGATCTCAAGGGTGCCGTCACCGCTGCCGATGTGTTCGACCCCAGCTATCTGCCGCCCGCGGCCGAGCGTATGCTGCCCTGA
- the urtA gene encoding urea ABC transporter substrate-binding protein, protein MTKVNRLIAGLGLGASITLGAALVPAFAQDDTIKVGILHSLSGTMAISETTLKDTMLFLIEQQNANGGLLGKQIEPVVVDIASDWPLAAEKARELLTVNEVDAVFGCWTSVCRKSVLPVFEELNGLLFYPVQYEGEESQRNVFYTGASPNQQAIPAVDYLMNDEGVERWVLAGTDYVYPQTTNKILEQYLLDKGVAQEDIMINYTPFGHSDWQTIVSDIVAFGSEGKKTAVVSTINGDANVPFYRELGNQGVAAEDIPVVAFSVGEEELSGFDTTPLVGHLAAWNYFMSVDTPENEEFITAWHEFIGSEDRVTNDPMEAHYIGFNLWVKAVEAAESTEADAVIEAIVGLETPNLTGGVAKMLPNHHITKPVLIGEIQDDGQFDVVWETEDLVPGDAWSDFLPESAVLEADWTAPINCGNYNTQTKSCGAAVAAQ, encoded by the coding sequence ATGACAAAAGTAAACCGCCTGATCGCGGGACTGGGCCTGGGCGCGAGCATTACACTGGGCGCGGCGTTGGTCCCCGCTTTCGCTCAAGACGACACCATCAAGGTCGGTATCCTCCATTCGCTCTCGGGCACGATGGCGATCTCCGAAACCACGCTCAAGGACACCATGCTGTTCCTGATCGAGCAGCAGAACGCCAATGGTGGCCTGCTGGGCAAGCAGATCGAGCCGGTCGTAGTCGATATCGCGTCGGACTGGCCGCTGGCTGCCGAAAAGGCCCGCGAACTGCTGACCGTCAATGAAGTGGATGCCGTATTCGGTTGCTGGACCTCGGTATGCCGCAAGTCGGTGCTGCCGGTGTTCGAGGAGCTCAACGGGCTGCTCTTCTATCCCGTGCAGTATGAAGGCGAAGAGTCCCAGCGCAACGTGTTCTACACCGGCGCTTCCCCCAACCAGCAAGCGATCCCGGCTGTCGATTACCTCATGAACGACGAAGGCGTGGAGCGCTGGGTGCTGGCCGGCACCGACTATGTCTATCCGCAGACCACCAACAAGATCCTTGAACAATACCTGCTCGACAAGGGCGTCGCGCAGGAAGACATCATGATCAACTACACGCCTTTCGGTCATTCCGACTGGCAGACCATTGTCTCCGACATCGTCGCCTTCGGCTCGGAGGGCAAGAAGACCGCTGTGGTCTCGACCATCAATGGCGACGCCAATGTCCCCTTCTATCGCGAACTGGGCAACCAGGGCGTCGCGGCTGAAGACATCCCGGTCGTGGCCTTCTCAGTGGGCGAGGAAGAGCTTTCGGGCTTCGACACCACGCCGCTGGTCGGGCACCTGGCGGCCTGGAACTACTTCATGTCGGTCGATACGCCCGAGAACGAGGAGTTCATCACCGCCTGGCACGAGTTCATCGGCAGCGAGGATCGCGTCACCAATGACCCGATGGAAGCGCACTATATCGGCTTCAATCTTTGGGTGAAGGCGGTCGAAGCGGCCGAGAGCACCGAGGCTGATGCGGTGATCGAAGCCATTGTCGGGCTCGAAACGCCCAACCTCACCGGCGGCGTCGCCAAGATGCTTCCCAACCACCACATCACCAAGCCGGTGCTGATCGGCGAAATCCAGGACGACGGCCAGTTCGACGTCGTGTGGGAAACCGAAGACCTGGTCCCGGGCGATGCCTGGTCGGACTTCCTGCCCGAGTCGGCGGTGCTGGAAGCCGATTGGACCGCGCCCATCAACTGCGGCAACTACAACACCCAGACCAAGAGTTGCGGCGCGGCTGTCGCCGCCCAGTAA
- the urtB gene encoding urea ABC transporter permease subunit UrtB: MSMIEGSLIGERSGSKTASLGLRLNRQWNWRSLAARLTLLLALLVSFSSPGFAQAPDEQLSALVDALYPGDYGDRQAAIAALVATGDPRAVPVLQVLGEGDLYAVEATGKVAFVERNGSNYALTDPVSGAALGEVARSDTEKVRVNNSLRRTIRTAIGQMTLLSDNPGTRLSAAQSILRDADPANLDLLDTALASEADPKIRTTMELARAVILLKSDDVSFEDQQQAAATVAASGSRDAITILTSALASAPDDLKPAIQSSLDGLQRDRAAWAALQNVWFGVSLGSVLLLAAIGLAITFGVMGVINMAHGEMVMLGAYTTFAVQEVIRQNAPHLFDYSLTIALPLAFLLTALIGIAIERGVIRWLYGRALETLLATWGLSLILQQTVRSIFGPTNRQVGNPSWMSGSVDFYGLSLTWTRVWIVVFAIVVFVALLVVLNRTALGLQMRAVTQNRRMASAMGIRTPFVDAMTFGLGSGIAGLAGVALSQIDNVSPNLGQGYIIDSFMVVVFGGVGNLWGTLVGAMTLGIANKFLEPYAGAVLGKILILVLIILFIQRRPRGLFALKGRSVEA; encoded by the coding sequence ATGAGCATGATCGAGGGCAGCCTAATCGGCGAGCGGTCTGGCAGCAAGACGGCCAGCCTCGGCTTGCGGTTAAACCGTCAGTGGAACTGGCGCTCCTTGGCCGCTCGTTTGACTCTGCTTTTGGCGCTCCTCGTCTCCTTCTCCTCACCCGGCTTCGCCCAGGCACCCGACGAGCAACTCTCCGCGCTGGTGGATGCCCTTTATCCCGGTGACTATGGTGACCGGCAAGCGGCTATCGCCGCGCTGGTGGCCACCGGCGACCCGCGCGCCGTGCCGGTGCTGCAAGTCCTGGGGGAAGGCGATCTTTACGCGGTGGAAGCCACCGGCAAGGTGGCCTTTGTCGAGCGCAACGGCAGCAATTATGCCCTGACCGATCCGGTGAGCGGTGCCGCGCTCGGCGAGGTTGCGCGCAGCGACACCGAAAAGGTGCGCGTCAACAATTCGCTTCGGCGCACCATCCGTACGGCTATCGGGCAGATGACGCTGCTGAGCGACAACCCGGGCACGCGCTTGTCAGCTGCCCAATCCATTTTACGCGATGCCGATCCAGCCAATCTGGACCTGCTCGACACCGCGCTCGCCAGCGAAGCCGATCCCAAGATCCGCACCACGATGGAGCTGGCCCGCGCGGTGATCCTGCTCAAATCCGACGATGTGAGCTTTGAGGACCAGCAGCAGGCCGCAGCCACCGTCGCGGCTTCCGGCAGCCGCGATGCGATCACCATCCTCACATCGGCATTGGCCAGTGCCCCAGACGACCTCAAGCCCGCCATCCAATCGAGCCTTGATGGGCTCCAGCGCGACCGGGCCGCCTGGGCGGCGCTGCAAAATGTCTGGTTCGGCGTGTCGCTGGGCTCGGTGCTGCTGCTCGCCGCGATCGGGCTCGCCATCACCTTTGGCGTCATGGGCGTCATCAACATGGCCCATGGCGAGATGGTGATGCTGGGCGCCTACACCACCTTTGCGGTGCAGGAGGTGATCCGCCAGAACGCGCCGCATCTGTTCGACTATTCCCTGACCATCGCCCTGCCCCTTGCCTTTCTCCTGACCGCCCTTATCGGCATTGCCATCGAGCGAGGCGTGATCCGCTGGCTTTATGGCCGCGCTCTCGAAACGCTGCTCGCGACCTGGGGCCTGTCGCTGATCCTGCAGCAAACCGTCCGCTCGATCTTTGGCCCCACCAACCGGCAGGTCGGCAATCCGAGCTGGATGTCGGGCTCGGTGGATTTCTACGGGCTGTCGCTGACCTGGACCCGAGTCTGGATCGTCGTCTTTGCCATTGTCGTGTTCGTCGCCCTTCTGGTGGTGCTCAATCGCACGGCGCTGGGCCTGCAGATGCGCGCAGTAACCCAGAACCGGCGCATGGCTTCGGCCATGGGCATCCGCACCCCCTTTGTCGATGCCATGACCTTTGGCCTCGGCTCGGGCATTGCCGGGCTCGCGGGGGTGGCGCTCAGCCAGATCGACAATGTCTCGCCCAATCTGGGGCAAGGCTACATCATCGACAGCTTCATGGTCGTGGTGTTCGGCGGCGTCGGCAATCTATGGGGCACGCTCGTCGGCGCCATGACGCTCGGGATCGCCAACAAATTCCTCGAACCCTATGCCGGGGCCGTGTTGGGCAAAATCCTGATCCTAGTGCTGATCATCCTCTTCATCCAGCGCCGCCCGCGTGGGCTGTTCGCGCTCAAGGGAAGGTCGGTAGAGGCGTGA
- the urtC gene encoding urea ABC transporter permease subunit UrtC: protein MLTQALFRALDRKAIWLIGILVTLAVLVPAANLLIPPGQFGHVPNYAVTLFGKYLSYAMLALALDLVWGYCGILSLGHGAFFALGGYAMGMYLMRQIGNRGVYANAQLPDFMVFLNWKELPWYWQGFDNFAFAMLMVMLVPGILAFVFGFLAFRSRVTGVYLSIITQAMTYALLLAFFRNDMGFGGNNGLTDFKDILGQPIAAPTTRASLFAATALALALSVLVCSTIVRSKLGKVMVAVRDAESRTRFLGYRVEYVKLFAFVVSAVMAGIAGALYVPQVGIINPGEFDPANSIEVVIWTAVGGRGTIVGPIIGAILVNMGKSYFTGALPELWLFALGALFVGVTLFLPKGIVGLLGQYRSLTTKREQHQAQTPSPTQLEAGLDPQPKAAE from the coding sequence ATGCTGACCCAGGCCTTGTTTCGCGCGCTGGATCGCAAGGCGATCTGGTTGATTGGCATCTTGGTGACGCTGGCCGTGCTGGTGCCGGCCGCCAACCTGCTGATCCCGCCGGGCCAGTTCGGCCACGTGCCCAACTATGCCGTGACCCTCTTCGGCAAATATCTGAGCTACGCCATGCTGGCGCTCGCCCTTGATCTGGTCTGGGGCTATTGCGGCATTCTTTCGCTCGGGCACGGCGCCTTTTTCGCGCTGGGTGGCTATGCCATGGGCATGTATCTGATGCGCCAGATCGGCAATCGCGGCGTTTATGCCAATGCGCAGCTGCCTGACTTCATGGTGTTCCTCAACTGGAAGGAACTGCCCTGGTATTGGCAGGGCTTCGATAATTTCGCCTTCGCCATGCTGATGGTGATGCTGGTGCCCGGCATCCTCGCCTTCGTCTTCGGCTTTCTGGCCTTCCGCAGCCGGGTCACGGGCGTTTATCTCTCCATTATCACCCAGGCCATGACCTATGCGCTGCTGCTGGCCTTTTTCCGCAATGACATGGGCTTTGGCGGCAATAACGGGCTGACCGATTTCAAGGACATCCTGGGCCAGCCGATCGCCGCGCCCACGACACGGGCCTCCCTGTTCGCCGCCACGGCCCTGGCGCTGGCCCTATCGGTGCTGGTCTGCTCCACCATCGTGCGCTCCAAGCTCGGCAAGGTCATGGTGGCAGTGCGCGACGCAGAAAGCCGCACGCGCTTCCTCGGCTACAGGGTTGAGTATGTGAAACTCTTTGCCTTTGTGGTTTCCGCGGTGATGGCGGGCATTGCCGGCGCGCTTTATGTGCCCCAGGTCGGGATCATCAATCCCGGCGAGTTCGATCCTGCCAATTCCATCGAGGTGGTGATCTGGACCGCTGTTGGCGGGCGCGGCACCATTGTCGGGCCGATCATCGGGGCAATCCTCGTCAATATGGGCAAGTCCTATTTCACCGGGGCCCTGCCCGAGTTGTGGCTGTTTGCGCTGGGCGCACTGTTTGTTGGCGTCACGCTCTTCCTGCCCAAGGGTATCGTAGGCCTGCTCGGGCAATATCGCAGCCTCACCACGAAGCGCGAGCAGCACCAGGCGCAGACGCCCAGCCCGACCCAGTTGGAAGCCGGCCTTGATCCTCAACCCAAGGCGGCGGAGTAA
- the urtD gene encoding urea ABC transporter ATP-binding protein UrtD, producing MTDKTGTMLYLDGVSVAFDGFKAINNLSLIVYPAEMLAIIGPNGAGKTTMMDIITGKTRPDDGEVLFDGRTDLTRLDEAAIANLGIGRKFQKPTVFESQTVWDNLEMALRKPRGIFATLFYTADAGDIARIEDILETVRLGHRKNDLAANLSHGQKQWLEIGMLLAQDPKLLLVDEPVAGMTDSETAETAKLLREIATTRSVVVVEHDMSFVRDLGSRVTCLAEGAVLAEGSLEQVSANPLVIERYLGR from the coding sequence ATGACCGATAAAACCGGCACCATGCTGTATCTCGACGGCGTTTCGGTCGCCTTTGATGGCTTCAAGGCGATCAACAATCTGTCGCTGATCGTTTATCCCGCCGAGATGCTGGCCATTATCGGCCCCAATGGCGCGGGCAAGACCACGATGATGGATATCATCACGGGCAAGACTCGGCCTGATGATGGCGAAGTGCTGTTTGATGGGCGCACCGACCTGACGCGCCTCGATGAAGCAGCGATCGCCAATCTGGGCATTGGCCGCAAGTTCCAGAAGCCCACCGTCTTCGAAAGCCAGACCGTCTGGGACAATCTGGAAATGGCGCTGCGCAAGCCGCGCGGCATCTTTGCGACGCTGTTTTATACCGCCGACGCCGGGGACATCGCCCGGATCGAGGACATCCTTGAGACGGTGCGGCTCGGTCATCGCAAGAATGATCTGGCCGCCAATCTCAGCCATGGGCAAAAGCAGTGGCTCGAAATCGGCATGCTGCTGGCACAGGACCCCAAGCTGCTGCTGGTGGATGAGCCTGTTGCCGGGATGACCGACAGCGAAACGGCCGAAACCGCCAAGCTCCTGCGCGAGATCGCCACGACCCGCTCGGTCGTAGTGGTGGAACACGATATGAGCTTTGTGCGCGATCTGGGCTCACGCGTGACGTGCCTCGCCGAAGGCGCGGTGCTGGCCGAAGGCAGCCTCGAACAGGTCAGCGCCAATCCCCTCGTCATCGAACGCTATCTGGGACGCTGA
- the urtE gene encoding urea ABC transporter ATP-binding subunit UrtE, which yields MTALSIDAIDLHYGAAQALRGVSITCQPGRITAVLGRNGVGKSSTLRAISGINNITAGSITLGDELLRKSPPYKRARLGLGYVPQGREIFPLLTVRENLETGFASVPRAERTIPDYIFELFPVLKSMLNRRGGDLSGGQQQQLAIGRALVTRPKVLVLDEPTEGIQPSIIKDIGRALQFLRDEKGMTILLVEQFLDFCREIADDIYVMDRGEIQHAGPASDLDRPEVRRHLMV from the coding sequence ATGACCGCCCTCTCCATCGACGCCATCGACCTGCATTACGGCGCCGCCCAGGCGCTGCGCGGCGTGTCCATCACCTGCCAGCCCGGCCGCATCACCGCCGTGCTCGGGCGCAATGGGGTCGGTAAATCCTCGACCCTGCGGGCCATCTCGGGGATCAACAATATTACCGCAGGCTCCATCACCCTCGGGGACGAACTGCTGCGCAAATCCCCGCCCTATAAGCGCGCGCGGCTGGGGCTCGGCTATGTGCCGCAAGGACGGGAGATCTTTCCCCTGCTCACCGTGCGGGAAAACCTTGAAACTGGGTTCGCGAGCGTTCCCCGCGCGGAGCGCACCATTCCCGATTACATCTTCGAGCTGTTCCCGGTACTCAAATCCATGCTCAACCGGCGGGGCGGGGATTTGTCAGGTGGCCAGCAGCAGCAACTGGCCATCGGGCGGGCGCTGGTAACCCGGCCCAAAGTGCTGGTGCTCGATGAACCAACGGAAGGCATTCAGCCTTCGATCATCAAGGATATCGGCCGCGCCCTGCAGTTCCTGCGTGACGAAAAGGGCATGACCATCCTGCTGGTGGAGCAGTTCTTGGATTTCTGCCGGGAGATCGCCGATGATATCTATGTCATGGATCGAGGAGAGATCCAGCATGCGGGGCCTGCCAGCGATCTGGATCGGCCGGAGGTGCGCAGGCACCTCATGGTTTAA